One stretch of Lucilia cuprina isolate Lc7/37 chromosome 6, ASM2204524v1, whole genome shotgun sequence DNA includes these proteins:
- the LOC111687325 gene encoding ras-related GTP-binding protein C encodes MSYEDDDYHVDTFPKEYGYGAFDQDGLDSTGMVGTNSDLKPRILLMGLRRSGKSSIQKVVFHKMSPNETMFLESTNQIVKDNINNSSFVQFCIWDFPGQIDFFDPTFDSDMIFGNCGSLVFVIDAKDDYNEALTKFKNTVIKAYKINPRIKFEVFIHKVDGISDDTKMESQRDIHQRASDDLADAGLTQIHLSFHLTSIYDHSIFEAFSKVVQKLIPQLPTLENLLNIFISNSGIEKAFLFDVVSKIYIATDCSPVDMQSYELCCDMIDVVIDLSSIYSSEEDAFDHQSSSLIKLNNNTILYLREVNKFLALVCILREENFNRQGVIDYNFLCFRDAISEVFELRLKSQKLATVDERLELQENGNEDSDEDVIDDDDDDDNPKIV; translated from the exons atg AGTTACGAAGACGACGACTATCATGTGGATACATTTCCCAAGGAATACGGCTATGGTGCCTTCGATCAAGACGGTCTCGATTCGACCGGTATGGTGGGCACAAATTCCGATCTCAAGCCTCGTATTTTACTAATGGGTTTGCGTCGTTCCGGCAAGAGTTCCATACAAAAAGTTGTCTTCCATAAAATGTCACCGAATGAGACAATGTTCTTGGAGTCGACCAATCAAATTGTCAAGGATAACATTAACAATTCAAGTTTTGTACAATTTTGCATATGGGACTTTCCGGGACAAATAGATTTTTTCGATCCCACCTTTGATTCGGATATGATTTTTGGCAATTGTGGTTCATTGGTGTTTGTAATCGATGCCAAAGATGATTACAATGAGGCGTTGACGAAATTCAAGAATACTGTGATTAAGGCGTATAAAATAAATCCGCGTATTAAGTTTGAAGTTTTTATACATAAG GTTGATGGTATTAGTGATGATACAAAAATGGAATCCCAACGTGATATACATCAACGTGCATCCGATGATTTAGCCGATGCCGGTCTAACACAGATACATCTTAGCTTTCATTTAACCTCCATCTATGATCATTCAATATTTGAAGCTTTTTCGAAGGTGGTACAAAAACTAATACCACAATTACCAAcattagaaaatttactaaatatttttatatcg AATTCCGGCATTGAGAAGGCTTTTCTCTTTGATGtggtttcaaaaatttatattgcaaCCGATTGTTCACCCGTTGATATGCAAAGTTATGAATTGTGTTGTGATATGATTGATGTGGTTATAGATTTATCAAGCATTTATAG TTCCGAAGAGGATGCATTCGATCATCAAAGCTCTAGTCTTATTAAACTCAACAATAATACAATTCTCTACTTACGTGAAGTTAATAAATTCTTAGCTTTGGTTTGTATATTACGCGAAGAGAACTTCAATCGTCAGGGTGTTATCGATTACAATTTTCTATGTTTTCGCGATGCCATCAGTGAAGTATTTGAATTGCGTTTGAAAAGTCAAAAACTAGCAACCGTAGACGAACGTTTGGAATTACAAGAGAATGGTAATGAAGATTCCGATGAAGATGTTatcgatgatgatgatgatgatgataatcctaaaatagtttaa
- the LOC111687327 gene encoding enoyl-CoA delta isomerase 1, mitochondrial-like has protein sequence MWYFKKINTKVIRSALRSFSSIKENFVNTEIDNKTGIAIVKLQRKPVNALNLQLLQELRQTIKNIEEQKCHGLILTSNINGIFSSGLDLKELHKPQLERLEQVYAALRDAALTLYSSPLTTAALINGHSPAGGCVLSICCDFRVMLPSFSIGLNETQVGIAPPRFVEALFCNIVSKRTAELALIQGKMFSTKEAFDMGLVDAIAESKEEGLDECENFIASLKDVNQRARILTKLQFRKSVLEVFEEERVAKKSEFVSRVMEADFQLQLDKYLESLKKKRK, from the exons ATGTGGTACTTCaagaaaattaatacaaaagtcATAAGATCGGCATTACGtagtttttcatcaataaagGAAAACTTTGTGAATACCGAAATAGATAACAAAACTGGAATTGCCATTGTAAAATTGCAAAGAAAACCAGTGAATGCTCTAAATTTGCAATTGTTGCAAGAGCTTaggcaaacaataaaaaacatagaGGAACAAAAATGTCATGGTTTAATTTTGACATCg AACATTAATGGAATCTTTTCATCTGGTTTGGATTTAAAAGAATTGCATAAACCTCAGCTGGAAAGGCTAGAACAAGTTTATGCTGCTTTACGCGATGCAGCTTTAACATTATACAGTAGCCCTCTTACCACGGCGGctttaataaat GGTCACTCACCCGCCGGTGGTTGTGTTTTAAGCATTTGTTGTGATTTTCGAGTCATGTTGCCTAGTTTTAGCATTGGTTTAAATGAGACCCAAGTAGGCATTGCACCGCCTAGATTTGTAGAAGcgttattttgtaatattgtaTCAAAACGTACAGCTGAATTGGCTTTAATCCAGGGTAAAATGTTTAGCACTAAAGAAGCTTTTGATATGGGTTTGGTCGATGCTATAGCTGAAAGCAAAGAGGAAGGTCTTGATGaatgtgaaaattttatagCTTCGTTAAAAGATGTTAATCAACGGGCTAGGATACTTACTAAACTACAATTTCGAAAATCAGTTCTAGAAGTATTCGAAGAGGAAAGAGTTGCAAAGAAAAGTGAATTTGTTTCTCGTGTAATGGAAGCAGATTTTCAGCTGCAGCTGGATAAATATCttgaaagtttaaagaaaaaacggaaataa
- the LOC111687326 gene encoding 28S ribosomal protein S17, mitochondrial, translated as MSARNLLLMGQCMPCVKQNASKIRIRRMELDKNLNMYFKKDEFFFAHDPQKVCKTGDVVLIRELPERLTRLITHKVEKVVYQLGDITDPLTGKAVVAGKYRDQIEEANRMFGKSEKAFDYSKAPPRGRLEGTKDFTHGETYIKYHEDGKDQPFAV; from the exons atgtcGGCACGTAATTTATTGCTAATGGGACAATGTATGCCCTGTGTTAAACAAAATGCTTCCAAAATTCGCATACGACGCATGGAATTGGACAAAAATCTTAATATG TACTTTAAAAAAGATGAATTCTTTTTTGCTCACGATCCCCAAAAAGTCTGCAAAACCGGTGATGTTGTTTTAATACGCGAACTGCCCGAACGTTTAACCCGTCTAATTACCCATAAAGTGGAAAAAGTTGTTTATCAACTTGGTGACATAACGGATCCCCTAACCGGCAAAGCTGTTGTGGCTGGTAAATATCGTGATCAAATCGAAGAAGCCAATCGTATGTTTGGTAAATCAGAGAAAGCATTCGATTATAGTAAAGCACCACCTCGTGGTCGTTTGGAGGGTACAAAAGATTTTACTCACGGTGAAACTTATATTAAGTATCATGAGGATGGTAAAGATCAACCATTCGCTGTTTAG